One segment of Verrucomicrobiia bacterium DNA contains the following:
- a CDS encoding sugar phosphate isomerase/epimerase family protein — MRNVICFLMSLLLLGGPRLSSAADNHPSGTFTNAFFPFCIDWHDSKKRNFEQQSNMLKELGYSGMGHIWLDKVDERLKALDENNLKLYQITMTVDIKPDKPVCDPRLKHVMTLLKGRGTQILLLINGMKPSDPAGDDKAVALVREIAAMGRDSGVQILLYPHTGLWLERFEDAMRIEKKVARPNVGTMFNLCHWLRVSKDRNYRPLLEAGKDKLFAVSINGADEWDPQPGWARYIQPLGCGSFDVLAFLKTLKEIGFTGPVGLQCYGIGGDARDHLAESMATWRDYCRRLSQ, encoded by the coding sequence ATGCGAAATGTTATTTGTTTCCTGATGTCTTTGTTGCTGCTGGGTGGACCCCGCCTGAGCAGCGCAGCAGACAACCATCCGTCCGGGACCTTCACCAATGCGTTCTTTCCGTTTTGCATTGATTGGCATGATTCCAAGAAGCGCAATTTTGAACAGCAGAGCAACATGCTCAAAGAATTGGGCTATTCGGGCATGGGCCACATCTGGCTGGACAAAGTTGACGAGCGCCTCAAGGCCTTGGACGAAAATAATCTGAAGCTCTACCAGATCACCATGACGGTGGACATCAAACCCGATAAACCCGTCTGCGACCCCCGCCTCAAGCACGTCATGACCCTGTTGAAGGGGCGTGGCACCCAAATCCTTCTGCTCATCAACGGCATGAAACCGTCCGATCCTGCCGGTGATGACAAAGCGGTCGCCCTGGTCCGGGAAATCGCCGCAATGGGCCGTGACTCCGGCGTGCAGATTCTCCTCTATCCCCATACCGGTCTATGGCTCGAGCGCTTTGAGGATGCCATGCGAATCGAGAAGAAAGTGGCGCGGCCCAACGTGGGCACCATGTTCAACCTCTGTCACTGGCTACGCGTTAGCAAGGACCGTAATTACCGCCCTCTGCTGGAAGCGGGCAAGGACAAGCTCTTTGCGGTTTCAATTAACGGGGCCGATGAATGGGACCCACAACCCGGTTGGGCGCGCTATATCCAGCCCCTTGGCTGTGGCTCGTTTGACGTGCTGGCCTTTTTAAAGACACTCAAAGAAATCGGCTTTACCGGTCCGGTCGGCCTCCAGTGCTATGGCATCGGGGGGGACGCCAGAGACCACCTTGCCGAATCCATGGCCACCTGGCGGGAT